The sequence below is a genomic window from Deltaproteobacteria bacterium.
GGCGCGGTCACGACCTCGAGACCTCGCGCGCCGAGATACTGCGCGACCATCTCGGAGAGCTGAGTGTCGTCGTCGATCATGAGGACTCGCGGAGCCATGCGCCTCCCGGCTCGGGGCCGCGCGCGCTCGCGCGCGCACGGCCCACTCTAGCCGAGGATGGGCGTCCTAGTGACCGTGGCGCCCGTGCATCTCTTCCGCGTACTCGACCAGCCGGGCACGCTGCTCCGGGGTGAGAATCGAGGCCGCGTCGACGACCGCGTCCGCGAGTTTCTGCGAGAGCGCGTCGATCGAGGCGAGCTCCTGGGCGCGAAGCGCCTGGATCGACTCGCGCGAGATCTCCGGGCGGGAGAGCTCGGCCAGAAGCAGCTCGCGCCGCTCCTGGTGCAGCTCGCGAAGCGCCTGCGCCTCCTGCACGAAGGCGAGCACGATCGCCGTCACCTGCTCGGTCTGCTCGGGCGTGGCGTCGACCTCGTCGAGCACGAAGCCGGTCATGAACCTCGCGTGCTTCTGCGCGCGCTCGGGGTCGCCGCCCCAGTCGTGTCGTCCGTGTCCGGCGAACGCGTCGGGCGGCGCTGCCGCCAGCGCGACGCCGAGCACGAGCGCGCAGAGCAGCGCGCCAGCCAGGATCTCCCTCCAGAGCGATCTACGGGTCGGGGAATCGGTCATCACGGTCTCCTTTGCCCGGAGACTAGGTGTCCGCTCTTTCCGGCTTTCGTCCCGCAGGTAAAGATTCGTGAAGCTGGCTCGCGATCTGCTCCAGCGTCAGGCCGCGGGTCTCGGGGGCATAGCGCAGCACCAGCAGCGCCCCGACGATCGGCCCCGCGGCCACGACCGCGATCGCGCCCGGAATTCCGAGCGGCGCGATCAGAAGGCCGATGAAGATCGGCGTCAGCACCTCCGTGACCCGGCCCGCGAGATTCGTGGTCCAGCCGTAGCCCGTGGCGCGGATCTCGGTCGGAAACAGCTCCGAGGCGTAGACGTGCGTGGAGGTGTTCGCCGCCGCGAAGCAGAACACCGTCATCACCATCCACAGGTACTGACCCGCGACCGACGGCACGTGATACAGCAGGTAGATCGAGATCGCGGCGAGGACGTAGAAGCCCGCACAGGTGTACTTGCGCCCGATCCGGTCGATCAGCCAGCCGGCGACGAAGTGACCCGCGACGCCGCCGCCGTAGCCCCAGAAGATGATGTCGCCGACCTGGTGAGTCGTGAGCCCGAGCTGCTCGCGCGCGTAGATCACCCAGAAGACCGTCGACGGACCGGTGACGATGAAGACCGAGTTCCAGAGCAGCGCGACGATCGCCGAGCGGCGGCGGTACTGCGATCGCCAGGGCAGGCCGGCCTCGCGCAGGAGATCGCCGAAGCTGCGCCTGGGTGCGGCCGCCTTGCGCTCGCGCTCGGCGTCGAAGCGGCGCGTCTCGCGCATCGCGACCCGCAGCACCAGCACGAGCAGCAGCGGCAGCAGTCCGAGCGCGTAGAGCGCGCGCCAGCTGGCGAAGTCGATCTCGAGCCCGAGCGCCGACTGCGCGGTCGAGACCAGGCCCTGGCCCAGGTCGCGCAGCGGATTTCCCGGCGCGCCCTCGGGAACCAGGACGTACGGCTGGATCTTCGCCATCAGCATGACGCCGACGGTGGCCAGGCTGGTCAGGAACGCGATCGCGCGGCCGCGAAGCCGCGCCGGGAACTCCTCGCCGATCATGATGATCGCGAGCGAGTACTCCGCGGTGAGGAAGAGCCGCGCCACGAGCTGCAGCGCCGTGAACTGGATCTTGTCGGTGACCAGCGCCGTAGCGCCGTTGGCGAGCGTGAAGCCGATCACCGTCAGCATCATCACGCGGCGGCGTCCGACGCTGTCGGCGAAGAACAGGAACACGAACGAGGCCATCACGCCCATCCGCGTGATCCCGTTGATCAGGCCCCACTGCGCCAGGTCGATGCCGAGCGAGGCGCGCACGTCCGGCGCCGCGAAGCCGATCATGGCCGCGTCGAAGCCGTCGAAGAGCGTCGCGGTCGAGAGCAGCACGAACAGGAAGCCGAGATAGGGCGTCACTCGGTCGATCTCGAGCGCGGGTGCGGGTGCGGGCCTCGACTCCGGTGCGGGCGCGGGGGCTGCCACGGGTCGAGCCTATCAGGCCTTCGCTTGCCACGCGCGTGCTCTTCCGCCTAGGCTCGCGCTCGAGGGAGTCCGGACCGTGAGTGGAGTCGTTCCAGATCGGCCGGACGCACCGGTCAGCAGCGGGTATCGCGCGTACGCGCTCGGGCTGCTGGTCGTGGTCTACGTGCTGAACTTCATCGATCGGCAGATCCTGACCATCCTGGCCAAGCCGATCGCGGACGAGCTGCAGTTCTCGGACTCTCAGCTCGGCCTGCTCACCGGGCCGGCGTTCGCGCTCTTCTACACGTTCGCCGGGATCCCGATCGCGCGCTGGGCCGACGTGGGCGTGCGCCGCTCGATCATCGCGCTCGCGCTCCTGATCTGGAGCGGCATGACCGCGCTCACCTCTCTCGCCGGCAGCCTCGGCCAGCTCGCGCTGGCGCGAATCGGTGTCGGCGTGGGCGAGGCCGGCTGCAGCCCCCCCGCGCACTCGCTGATCTCGGATCTGTTCCCGATCGAGCGGCGCGCGACCGCGCTTGCGATCTACTCGCTCGGCATTCCGATCGGCGGAGCGCTCGGCAGCCTGCTCGGCGGCTGGCTGGGCGAGCTCTACGGCTGGCGCATCGCGTTCCTCGCGGTGGGCCTGCCGGGCGTGCTGCTCGCGGCGGTGGTGCGCCTGACGCTTCGCGAGCCGAAGCGCGCGGTCGTGCACGGCCGCGAGAGCGTGCGGGAGGTGTTCTCGTTCATGCTGCGCCGGCGCGCGTTCGTGCACATGTCGATCGGCGCCGCCCTGCACGCCTTCTACGGCTACGGCGCGGGCGCGTTCGTCCCGGTGTTCCTGATGCGCGTGCACGGGCTCGCGCTCGGCGAGCTCGGCACCTGGCTCGCCGCGATCGGACTCACCACGGGCGTGCTCGGCACGTATCTCGGCGGCGCGGTCTCGGACCGGCTCGCATCGCTCGAGGTGCGCTGGTACATGCGCGTGCCGGCGATCGCCTCGGTCCTCGCGGTGCCGTTCTCGCTGCTGTTCTACCTCTGGCCCGACGGGCGCACCGCGCTTCTGCTCTCGATTCCCGGCTCGCTGCTCGGGCCGATCTACCTGGGTCCGACCTTCGCCATGACCCAGACCCTGGTCCGCCCGCAGATGCGCGCGCTCGCGTCCGCGATCCTGCTCTTCATCATCAACCTGATCGGGCTCGGCCTGGGCCCGTTCTTCGTCGGCGTGCTCTCGGACGCATTGAAGCCGAGCTACGGCATCGACTCGGTGCGCTACGCGCTTCTCGGCACGGTCGTGGTCGGCGCGCTCTGGTCGAGCCTGCACTACATGCTCGCCGCGCGCACGCTGGCCGAAGACCTGCGGGCGAAGGACGCCTGACAAGTCCGGACCCCTTCGCTACACGGACGGCCCGTGGGTTCGGTGCGTCCCTACCTCCAGTTCGCGCGCCTGGCCTTCCAGCGCCGCGCCGCCTATCGGCTGGCGAACTGGACCGGCGTCGCGGTGAACGTCTTCTTCCTGCTCGTGCACGCGCAGGTGCTGCTGGCGTTCTTCCGCGCGCGACCCGGCGCGCTGGGCTGGTCGCCGCGCGAGGCGGTGCTGTACTTCACGGCCTCCGAGGCGCTGCTGATGGTGGTCGGGATCTTCACCGACGTCCGCTACAACCTCGCCGAGCGGATTCGCACCGGCGAGGTGGTCACGGATCTCGCGCGCCCGGTGACTCTCTACTACCGCGACGTCGCGGAGCGCTACGGCACGGCGCTCTACTATCTGATCGCGCGCTTTCCGCCGGTGTATCTGACCGGGGTCGTGCTCTTCGGGGTCGTGCCTCCGCTCCGGCTCGAGACGCTGCTCTTCCCGCTCTCGGTCGTTCTCGCGGTAGGGGTCTCGGCCGGCCTCTGGTACGTCGCGTGCGCCTCGGCGTACTTCAGAAACACCGCGAGCGGCGAGCTCTCGGCGCTCGTGTTCGTAAACACGGTCCTCGGCGGGATGGTCGTTCCGCTCGACTTCTACCCCGACTGGCTGCGCGCGATCGCGGACGCCCTGCCGTTCCGCGCCACGCTGTACACGCCGGTCGCGCTCCTCAGCGGAAAGCTCTCCGGTCATGCGCTCGTCTTCGGCCTGGCGCACCAGCTGGTCTGGCTCGGCGCGCTGTCGGCGCTGTCACTGGCGATCGAGTCACGCGGGCTGCGCCGGCTCGCGACGCAGGGCGGCTAGCGATGCTCGCAGACGCTCTCTCGCTCTGGGCCCGACTCGCCGGCGCGCAGATCCGCTCGCAGATGCAGTACCGCGCGTCGTTCGCGATCCAGAGCGCGGTGATGTTCGGCGTGATGGTGAGCGACCTGGCGCCGGTCTGGATCCTGTCGCGCTTCTTCGGGAGCCTGGACGGCTGGAGCTTCGCGGAGCTGGCGCTTCTGTACGGGATGGTCGAGACGTCTTGGGCGAGCGTCGAGACGGTCCTGCGCGGCTTCGAGAACTTCTCGGTCTACCTGATCCAGGGCGATCTGGACCGGATCCTGCTGCGGCCGCGCTCGGTGATCCTGCAGGTGGCCA
It includes:
- a CDS encoding periplasmic heavy metal sensor — protein: MTDSPTRRSLWREILAGALLCALVLGVALAAAPPDAFAGHGRHDWGGDPERAQKHARFMTGFVLDEVDATPEQTEQVTAIVLAFVQEAQALRELHQERRELLLAELSRPEISRESIQALRAQELASIDALSQKLADAVVDAASILTPEQRARLVEYAEEMHGRHGH
- a CDS encoding MFS transporter; the encoded protein is MAAPAPAPESRPAPAPALEIDRVTPYLGFLFVLLSTATLFDGFDAAMIGFAAPDVRASLGIDLAQWGLINGITRMGVMASFVFLFFADSVGRRRVMMLTVIGFTLANGATALVTDKIQFTALQLVARLFLTAEYSLAIIMIGEEFPARLRGRAIAFLTSLATVGVMLMAKIQPYVLVPEGAPGNPLRDLGQGLVSTAQSALGLEIDFASWRALYALGLLPLLLVLVLRVAMRETRRFDAERERKAAAPRRSFGDLLREAGLPWRSQYRRRSAIVALLWNSVFIVTGPSTVFWVIYAREQLGLTTHQVGDIIFWGYGGGVAGHFVAGWLIDRIGRKYTCAGFYVLAAISIYLLYHVPSVAGQYLWMVMTVFCFAAANTSTHVYASELFPTEIRATGYGWTTNLAGRVTEVLTPIFIGLLIAPLGIPGAIAVVAAGPIVGALLVLRYAPETRGLTLEQIASQLHESLPAGRKPERADT
- a CDS encoding MFS transporter, giving the protein MSGVVPDRPDAPVSSGYRAYALGLLVVVYVLNFIDRQILTILAKPIADELQFSDSQLGLLTGPAFALFYTFAGIPIARWADVGVRRSIIALALLIWSGMTALTSLAGSLGQLALARIGVGVGEAGCSPPAHSLISDLFPIERRATALAIYSLGIPIGGALGSLLGGWLGELYGWRIAFLAVGLPGVLLAAVVRLTLREPKRAVVHGRESVREVFSFMLRRRAFVHMSIGAALHAFYGYGAGAFVPVFLMRVHGLALGELGTWLAAIGLTTGVLGTYLGGAVSDRLASLEVRWYMRVPAIASVLAVPFSLLFYLWPDGRTALLLSIPGSLLGPIYLGPTFAMTQTLVRPQMRALASAILLFIINLIGLGLGPFFVGVLSDALKPSYGIDSVRYALLGTVVVGALWSSLHYMLAARTLAEDLRAKDA